A genomic window from Castor canadensis chromosome 18, mCasCan1.hap1v2, whole genome shotgun sequence includes:
- the Asphd2 gene encoding aspartate beta-hydroxylase domain-containing protein 2, producing the protein MLPEWLGAWSWSLDGLRERIGAGIQSVRDCDSTAAVTVACLLVLFVWYCYHVGREQPRPHAAVAALVPGAGGRGPGRGFECCGAPACARCAHGDGLDHRLYAGLQEYAKRYSWAGMGRVHKGVREQGRFLRGRPAIQKPEVFFLPDLPTAPYFPRDAQKHDVELLERGFPTVLGEFEALSKAFSNCSLPQGWRANSTARGDWLTFPLVSRGVCVAGNCRRCPRTYRLLGSLRTCLASNVFGNACLSVLSPGTVIAEHYGPTNIRLRCHLGLKTPGGCELVVGGEPQCWAEGRCLLFDDSFLHTAFHGGAAEDGPRVVFMVDLWHPNVAAAERQALDFIFAPGR; encoded by the exons ATGTTGCCGGAGTGGCTGGGGGCCTGGAGCTGGTCGCTGGACGGCCTGCGGGAGCGCATCGGCGCGGGCATCCAGTCCGTGCGGGACTGCGACAGCACGGCCGCGGTCACCGTGGCCTGCCTGCTGGTGCTGTTCGTGTGGTACTGCTACCACGTGGGCCGGGAGCAGCCGCGGCCCCACGCGGCCGTGGCGGCCCTGGTGCCGGGCGCGGGCGGGCGCGGGCCGGGGCGCGGGTTCGAGTGCTGCGGGGCCCCGGCCTGCGCGCGCTGTGCGCACGGCGACGGCCTGGACCACAGGCTGTACGCGGGGCTGCAGGAGTACGCCAAGCGCTACTCGTGGGCCGGCATGGGCCGCGTCCACAAGGGCGTCCGCGAGCAGGGCCGCTTCTTGCGCGGCCGGCCGGCCATCCAGAAGCCCGAGGTCTTCTTCCTGCCCGACCTGCCCACGGCGCCCTACTTCCCCCGCGACGCGCAGAAGCACGACGTGGAGCTGCTGGAGCGCGGCTTCCCGACGGTGCTCGGCGAGTTCGAGGCCCTGTCCAAGGCCTTCTCCAACTGCAGCCTGCCGCAGGGCTGGAGGGCCAACAGCACGGCCCGCGGGGACTGGCTCACCTTCCCGCTCGTGAGCCGGGGCGTGTGCGTGGCCGGCAACTGCAGGAGGTGCCCACGGACGTACCGCCTGCTCGGCAGCCTGCGCACCTGCCTCGCCAGCAACGTGTTCGGGAACGCGTGCCTGTCCGTGCTCAGCCCGGGCACCGTCATTGCCGAGCACTACGGGCCCACCAACATCCGCCTCCGCTGCCACCTAG GCCTGAAGACGCCGGGCGGCTGCGAGCTGGTGGTGGGCGGCGAGCCCCAGTGCTGGGCCGAGGGCCGCTGCCTGCTCTTCGACGACTCCTTCCTGCACACCGCGTTCCACGGAG GCGCGGCCGAGGACGGCCCCCGGGTGGTCTTCATGGTGGACTTGTGGCACCCCAATGTCGCAGCTGCGGAGCGGCAGGCTCTGGACTTCATCTTTGCTCCAGGGCGGTGA
- the LOC141418846 gene encoding uncharacterized protein — protein MTLFGACDSFQPGTRCERRLPPELQRRVLASVALATGQRLSAGSLLPCWGPTLGPGPCGSCCVPSSPKGSRTKGSVPTPGGQCAREGGATAPRLQHLRETRPGCVLSPQDPCPREPSVWTPWSWARPCRSAEQRWAPRPGRGQPGWRDQADTGPGVSSLPRPGTEQSSRPSDVLGQDSSAWLPSWAWWTGTGTSRRARRGSRDTRLAASSGQEGKRPRARPYAAGAVKVQGHPVHALPRTPLQRHCPESHAAGDKDSPPRPGSPPHHGLTQNKTKRQENFQKQRTVRSESCLSASARPPGSTREVWWPCPSPSPWAPTVGRTCPELPAVPAPLGASVTDQGHCPPVPPTHRHCPADVSSPLLQR, from the exons ATGACGCTGTTCGGTGCCTGCGACTCTTTCCAGCCGGGCACCAGGTGTGAGCGCCGGCTCCCTCCTGAGCTCCAGCGCCGCGTCCTCGCCTCTGTCGCGCTCGCCACCGGCCAGCGTCTCTCCGCGG GGTCACTACTTCCCTGTTGGGGCCCCACGCTTGGCCCTGGCCCCTGTGGCTCCTGCTGTGTCCCCAGCAGCCCCAAAGGAAGCAGGACGAAGGGCTCTGTCCCCACTCCGGGAGGCCAGTGTGCCAGGGAGGGCGGTGCCACAGCCCCACGGCTCCAGCATCTGCGGGAAACGCGGCCCGGCTGTGTACTGAGTCCCCAGGACCCGTGTCCCCGGGAGCCCAGCGTCTGGACTCCGTGGTCCTGGGCTCGTCCCTGCAGGAGCGCAGAGCAGCGCTGGGCACCACGGCCGGGCAGGGGACAGCCTGGCTGGAGGGACCAGGCAGACACAGGCCCAGGGGTCAGCTCCCTGCCTCGGCCAGGGACCGAGCAGAGCAGCCGCCCTTCAGACGTCCTCGGCCAAGACAGCTCAGCCTGGCTTCCTTCCTGGGCCTGGTGGACAGGGACAGGGACTTCCAGGAGGGCTCGCAGGGGTTCCCGGGACACTCGTCTGGCAGCGAGCAGCGGCCAAGAGGGAAAGAGGCCGAGAGCGCGACCGTATGCAGCAGGCGCCGTGAAGGTGCAGGGCCACCCTGTGCACGCCCTGCCCAGGACCCCACTCCAGCGGCACTGCCCTGAAAGCCACGCAGCTGGGGACAAGGACAGCCCGCCTCGCCCCGGGTCCCCACCCCATCACGGCCTCACACAGAACAAAACCAAGCGCCAGGAAAACTTCCAAAAGCAGCGCACGGTCCGTTCCGAGTCCTGCCTGTCTGCCTCGGCCAGGCCACCAGGGTCCACGAGGGAAGTCTGGTGGCCCTGCCCCTCGCCATCACCGTGGGCCCCCACGGTTGGCCGCACCTGCCCAGAgctgcctgcagtcccagctccACTGGGGGCCAGTGTCACCGACCAAGGCCACTGCCCACCCGTGCCCCCCACACATCGCCACTGCCCCGCGGATGTCTCGTCACCTCTTCTGCAGAGGTGA